One Chloroflexota bacterium genomic window, CATTTACCCTGTGGGGCGCTTTTTCCTGGAATTCCTGCGGCTGGACCCGGCTGAAGTGGGCGGTCTGGATATCAACCAGATGCTGATGGCGGTGGTGGCGCTGAGCGCGGCTGCTGCGCTGGCCTGGCGGCATCGGCCGGGGGCGGCTGCGCCGCAACCAGCGGAAACGCCCGGCAAACGCCGCCGACGGCGTAAGTAGGCTTGGCGCCATGATTGTTGCAGAGCATTTGGGTAAGCGTTTCGATGATTTTTGGGCAGTAAGCGATTTCCACTTGAGCGTGGCGGCGGGGGAAGTGGTGGCTGTGCTCGGCCCCAATGGTGCCGGGAAGACCACAACCGTACGGATGTTGGCTTCCCTGCTGCGTCCCACGCGTGGGCGGGCAGTGGTGGCGGGTTTCGATACGGCGACGCAGGGCCTGGAGGTGCGCCGCCATGTGGGGGTGCTGACCGAACAACACGGGTTGTATACCCGGATGCCGGCGTATGAATATCTGGAAGTCTTTGGCAAAATCTATGGTCTGGAAGGCGACCTGTTGGCGCGCCGAATTGCCCATTGGATGGACTATTTTGGGCTTTGGGATTTCCGCACCTGGCGCATTGGCACGTATTCCAAGGGAATGCGGCAGAAACTGGCGCTGGCGCGCGCTTTGCTGCATGAGCCGCCGGTGCTTTTGCTCGATGAGCCTACCTCCGCGATGGATCCCGAAAGCGCGCGGCTGGTGCGGGAAGCCATTCGCGGTTTGCGCTCTCAGGACCGGGCGATTTTGCTCTGCACCCACAACCTTTACGAAGCCGAGGTGCTGGCCGACCGCATTGCCATTATGCAGGCGGGGCGGGTGGTCACCACGGGCACGCCGCAGACACTCAAGGACCGCTGGTTGGGCCCTCCGGTATTCGCGGTGATGCTTTCTCGCCCTGTGGAACACCCCTTGCCTGCTTTCCCTCCCGCGGTGGAGGTGGTGCGGGCTGAAGGGCGTACGTTGGAAATTCGCTCGCCCCAATGGGAGCGCGACAACGCCGCCGTGGTGGCGGCGCTGGTGGCTGCGGGGTATGGGGTGCTTCAAGTGGCTGAGGTGCCCCGTAGTTTGGAGCAGGTTTACCTCAAGGTGATGGCGCATGAACAGGCATGAGTGGAAGCGTTGGTGGCATGGCACGCTGTTGATTACCCGTCGCGAGGTGCGCGATCAGCTCCGCGACTGGCGCATTGTGCTGCCGATTGTCGGGCTGACGCTCTTCTTCCCGTTGTTGATGAATGCCACCGCCAAGGCGATGGTGAATTTTGTGGCCCGTTACGGGGCGGATATTGTGGCCGAGCGGTTGTTTCCTTTTTTGATGATGGTGGTGGGGTTTTTCCCTGCTTCGATTTCGCTGGTGGTGGCTCTGGAAAGTTTTGCCGGTGAGCGTGAGCGCCGCACGATGGAGCCCTTGCTGGTGGCACCCCTTACCGATGCGCAGTTGTATGTTGGGAAATTGCTGGCCGTGCTGTTTTTGCCGCTCACCGTGAGTTATGTCGGCGTGGGGGTGTATGTGGTCGGGCTGCATTTGGTCACAGGGTGGTGGCCTTCTGCCATTTTGCTGGGCATGGTGTTGTTGCTCACCACGGTGCAGGCAGTGATGATGGTTTCCGCGGCGGTGGTGATTTCCACGCAGGCCACTTCGGTGCGGGCGGCTA contains:
- a CDS encoding ABC transporter ATP-binding protein, which gives rise to MIVAEHLGKRFDDFWAVSDFHLSVAAGEVVAVLGPNGAGKTTTVRMLASLLRPTRGRAVVAGFDTATQGLEVRRHVGVLTEQHGLYTRMPAYEYLEVFGKIYGLEGDLLARRIAHWMDYFGLWDFRTWRIGTYSKGMRQKLALARALLHEPPVLLLDEPTSAMDPESARLVREAIRGLRSQDRAILLCTHNLYEAEVLADRIAIMQAGRVVTTGTPQTLKDRWLGPPVFAVMLSRPVEHPLPAFPPAVEVVRAEGRTLEIRSPQWERDNAAVVAALVAAGYGVLQVAEVPRSLEQVYLKVMAHEQA